A stretch of Porites lutea chromosome 5, jaPorLute2.1, whole genome shotgun sequence DNA encodes these proteins:
- the LOC140938489 gene encoding alpha-N-acetylgalactosaminidase-like yields MDQKTVVKRRGGYKLIVGDFGLNFEQSKAQFGLWSILAAPLVMSNDLRSISTQAKDILLNREVIAVDQDKLGIMGRRVMKQNTSEVWSRPLSDGSVAVLLFNRKSDAAIIEADFKLIGITSSTAKARDLFAHKDLGKFTKFFSSKVNPTGVVMVKLTPVEDVFYRELRFI; encoded by the exons AGCTTATAGTTGGTGATTTTGGGCTGAATTTCGAACAGTCAAAAGCACAATTTGGTCTTTGGTCAATCCTAGCTGCA cCTCTTGTTATGTCCAATGATTTAAGGAGTATTTCAACACAGGCCAAAGATATTCTTCTGAACAg AGAAGTAATTGCTGTTGATCAAGACAAGCTTGGAATAATGGGTCGGAGAGTG ATGAAACAAAACACTTCGGAAGTGTGGTCACGACCTCTTTCAGACGGCAGTGTCgctgttttgttattcaatCGCAAATCTGATGCAGCTATTATAGAAGCAGATTTTAAGCTG ATCGGAATTACATCAAGCACAGCCAAGGCTAGAGACCTGTTTGCTCATAAAGACCTGGGAAAGTTTACAAAGTTCTTTAGTTCCAAAGTTAACCCAACAGGGGTGGTGATGGTTAAATTGACTCCAGTTGAAGATGTTTTTTACAGAGAGCTGAGattcatttga
- the LOC140938487 gene encoding uncharacterized protein, whose translation MDPDEVKVVVYSARNLQPKKGDGVCNASVIFGIGKHKYRTEFVRDNDPTWNEETIITVAKPAPLIFTVTDRDETLGTASLPLAQIPSVAHRRRWLPLTTKNSQAMGDLCIDCWVLSFKKPSSSGGESGKWNNLLPLRLKSGNNSKERSKRRSSIEAASISKKGSRSIENLYSAVELQSPVTSPTTSSNTLQPFPLFKPRLAPTLGQVLSSSNTPEMTGLSPKSGPASGGTKITVRGCNLGKSKEDIVSISICGCDLYSTLEYHSPAKLVVTTKPWAGSGPVVLETKSGGRGTSTLNFTFQEKPPEPLISALDRKGKVPRAELLTEITNLREEIVDLTGENRSLKEYIDRLMVVLMEKFPEVLENLDSSA comes from the exons ATGGACCCAGACGAAGTCAAAGTTGTCG tttattCGGCAAGAAATTTGCAGCCAAAAAAGGGAGATG GTGTATGTAATGCGTCtgttatttttggaattggtaAGCATAAATACCGAACGGAATTTGTCCGAGACAACGACCCGACTTGGAATGAAGAAACTATAAT CACTGTAGCAAAACCAGCTCCTCTAATTTTCACGGTAACAGACAGGGATGAAACACTGGGCACAGCGAGCTTGCCACTAGCACAGATACCTTCTGTAGCCCATCGTCGCCGGTGGTTGCcattaacaacaaaaaactcaCAGGCAATGGGTGACCTGTGTATTGACTGTTGGGTGCTCTCCTTTAAAAAACCTTCCTCATCTGGTGGTGAAAGTGGCAAGTGGAATAATTTATTACCTTTACGCCTCAAAAGTGGAAATAATTCAAAAGAACGTTCAAAAAGAAGGTCCTCAATTGAGGCTGCTTCTATTTCTAAGAAAGGCTCAAGGTCTATAGAGAATTTGTATTCAGCTGTGGAGTTGCAGTCGCCTGTTACTTCTCCTACCACTAGTTCCAATACACTTCAACCCTTCCCTCTTTTTAAGCCACGTCTTGCTCCAACACTTGGCCAGGTTCTCTCATCAAGTAACACCCCAGAGATGACTGGACTGTCGCCCAAATCTGGACCTGCTTCTGGGGGAACCAAGATCACGGTGCGAGGATGTAATCTTGGTAAATCAAAAGAGGACATAGTTTCAATCAGTATCTGTGGATGTGACTTGTACTCTACTCTTGAATACCACAGTCCAGCAAAACTTGTGGTTACTACAAAGCCTTGGGCTGGTTCTGGTCCTGTTGTACTGGAGACCAAGTCTGGAGGGCGGGGTACATCCACTCTCAATTTCACCTTTCAAGAAAAACCACCAG AACCACTCATTTCTGCCTTGGATAGAAAGGGCAAAGTGCCACGTGCAGAACTGCTGACTGAGATAACCAATCTCAGAGAGGAAATTGTTG ATCTAACTGGTGAGAATCGTTCCCTAAAGGAATACATAGATCGATTGATGGTAGTGTTAATGGAAAAGTTTCCAGAAGTGTTAGAAAATTTAGATTCCTCTGCCTGA